The following are encoded together in the Cervus elaphus chromosome 23, mCerEla1.1, whole genome shotgun sequence genome:
- the LOC122682049 gene encoding enolase-phosphatase E1-like, whose translation MVVLSVPAEVTVILLDIEGTTTPIAFVKDILFPYVKENGKEYLQTHWEEEDVSLLRKQAEEDSHLDGAVPIPAASGNGADDPQWMIQAVVDNVYWQMSLDRKTTALKQLQGHMWRAVFKTGHMKAEFFADVVPAVRKWREAGMKVYVYS comes from the exons ATGGTCGTGCTTTCGGTGCCCGCCGAAGTCACTGTGATCCTGTTAGATATCGAAGGTACCACAACCCCGATTGCTTTCGTGAAG GACATTTTATTTCCTTACGTCAAAGAAAATGGTAAAGAGTATCTGCAGACACATTGGGAAGAAGAGGATGTCAGTCTTTTGAGGAAACAGGCTGAAGAGGACTCCCACCTGGATGGGGCTGTTCCGATCCCGGCAGCCTCTGGTAATGGGGCGGACGACCCACAGTGGATGATCCAGGCCGTGGTGGATAACGTGTACTGGCAGATGTCGCTGGACCGGAAGACCACGGCGCTGAAGCAGCTGCAGGGCCACATGTGGAGGGCGGTGTTCAAGACGGGGCACATGAAAGCAGAGTTCTTTGCAGACGTGGTTCCGGCCGTTAGGAAGTGGCGAGAGGCTGGAATGAAGGTATATGTCTATTCTTAA